AGCATTAAGCGTCTGCTTGATATTGCTTGCTACCGTGGCTTACGTCACCGTAAAGGATTACCTGTTCGTGGACAGCGTACTAAGACAAACAGTCGCACACGTAAAGGTAAACGTAAGACAGTTGCAGGTAAGAAGAAAGCAGCTAAGAAGTAATAAGAATTAAGTTGAAAGCTGGTAGCAAACGCTAACAGCTTTCGGCTTTTCTATATACACCAGTTCTTACAGGTTAACAGCAGATATCACGGTGTAGATGGAGCGTTGATCTGGTCCACCTCAGGTGGATTATTTTAAAACAAATAGATTACCTCGGTTTTCAATTATGGCAAAAGCACAACAGGTGAGCGCTAAGGCAGCCGCCAAGAAAAGAGTTGTAAAGATTGATTCGCATGGCGACGCACATATCAGCGCCACTTTCAACAACATCATCATCAGCTTAACAAACAAACAAGGACAGGTTATTTCCTGGAGCAGCGCCGGTAAAATGGGCTTCAAAGGGTCTAAGAAAAACACTCCTTATGCTGCACAGGTAGCATCTGCAGAAGCTGCGAAAGTAGCTTTCGATGCTGGTGTTAAGCGTGTAGATGTATATGTAAAAGGACCCGGTTCTGGTCGTGAAAGCGCTATCCGTGCTTTATCACAATCAGGTATTGAAGTAGCAATGATCAAAGACGTTACTCCTTTACCACACAACGGTTGTCGTCCTCCTAAAAAGAGAAGAGTTTAATTGATTGGTGCGTTTTACGCATCTGTCCAGACATATTTGAATCGCCAAGATTCATTCATTTTATTAAAAGGGTGGCTGATTAATTTTTAACGCTTTTACGGATCAGTTCACCGGTTTCTAAAAAGCGTAAATGAATAAAAACTATGGCACGTTACACTGGTCCTAAGACCAAGATCTCCCGTATTTTCGGTGAGCCAATCCTCGGCAATGGCAAATGGTTGGGTAAAAACAGCAACCCTCCGGGTCAACATGGCGCACAACGTAAGCGTAAAACTTTAGGTGAATACGCTTTACAGTTGCGTGAAAAACAAAAAGCCAAATACACTTATGGTGTATTAGAGAAACAATTCCGCAAAACATTTGAAGAAGCTGCACGCTTGAAAGGTGTAACCGGTGAAAACCTGATCCGCCTCCTCGAAGCACGTTTGGATAACACGATCTACCGTTTAGGTATTGCTCCAAGCCGCCCTGCTGCACGCCAGCTGGTGAGCCACAAGCACGTTACTGTAAATGGTATTGTTGTAAATGTTCCTTCTTACCAACTGAAACCGGGTGATATCGTTAGCTTGAAAGATAAGAGCAAGGATAACACTTCTGTTACAGGCCAGGCAAAAGGAAAGAATCCTAAGTTTAACTGGATCGATTACAACGAAGCTGAAATGAAGGGTACGTTCATTGCTTACCCTGAACGTGAAAGTGTTCCTGAAAATATTAAGGAGCAGTTGATCGTGGAATTGTACAGCAAGTAATAAGCTTTGAGCCGATAGCTCAATCCAGTTACAGAACGTACAAGAGTGCGACGCAACAGCAGATGAATAAAGGCATAACAGCCGATTACAAAATGTAAAACAGAAACTTCAATATGGCTATTTTGAATTTCGTAAAACCCGACAAAATTGTTCTTCAGAAGGCAAATGACTTTGAAGCACAGTTTGAATTCCGTCCGCTTGAACCCGGTTATGGTGTTACCATTGGTAATGCGTTGCGCCGTGTGTTGCTGAATTCGTTGGAAGGTTACGCTATTACCGGTATTAAAATCGAAGGCGCCGACCATGAATTCGCTACTGTAAAAGGTATCAGCGAAGACGTTGTGGAAATCATCCTCAATTTAAAACAGGTTCGTTTTAAAAAGAAAGTTGATCATGACATTGCTCATGAGAAAGTTACTTTGAGCCTGAAAAACAAAACAGAATTTACTGCTGCAAATATTGGTGAAGCTACTCAGAGCTTTGAAGTAATGAACCCTGAATTGCTCATCTGCACAATGGATCCAAGTGCAAAGCTTGATATTGAGATCAACATTGCAAAGGGCCGTGGTTATGTTCCTGCAGAGGATAACAAACCCAAAGATGCTCCATTTGGTTACATTGCTACTGATTCGATCTTTACGCCAATTAAAAACGTAAAGTACCTGATTGAAAATACACGTGTGGAACAACGTACTGATTTCGAAAAATTAGTAATGGACGTTGTTACTGACGGTACTATTCATCCGGAAGAAGCAGTAAAACAAGCAAGCCGCATTCTCATTCAGCACCTTATGATCATTACTGATGAAAACATCACGTTTGATAACAAGGAAGAGAAGAAAGAAGATGTGGTTGATGAGCAAATGCTGCAACTGCGTAAGGTATTGAAAACACCATTGGAAGATCTTGATCTTTCAGTACGTGCCTTCAATTGCCTGAAAGCTGCGAAGATCAACTCATTGAGTGAGTTGGTTCAGTACGAGCAGGAAGATTTGATGAAGTTCCGCAACTTCGGTCAGAAATCTCTGGCAGAAATTGAGCAGGTGTTAGGCGAAAGAGGCTTACACTTCGGTATGGATCTTCACAAAATGGGATTAGATAATATCGATTAATATTTTTACTCAGCTGCAGTATTGCAGCTGAGTATTTTTTTAAACATAGTCTTGTAATTCCTGACACGGTACAAGACTCTAAAATTTAAACGTCATGCGTCACGGAGACAAAATCAAAAACTTGGGACGTACCGCTTCTCACAGAAAAGCGTTACTGACCAACCTCGCAATTGAGCTGATTCAGCACAAGCGTATTGTTACAACCTTAACCAAGGCGAAGGCTTTACGTACATGGATCGAGCCATTGATCACTAAGGCAAAAGATAACTCAACTCACAGCCGTCGTGTTGTGTTCAGTTACTTACAAAACAAAGAAGCTGTTACTGAACTGTTTAGCACGGTAGCAGAAAAAATTGCAAGTCGCCCGGGTGGTTACACACGTGTACTGAAATTGGGAATTCGTGTAGGTGATAACGCAGAAAAAGCCATGATTGAACTGGTAGATTTCAACGAGATCTACGGTAAAGGAAAAGGTGAAGCTGCTGCTCCTGCTAAGAAAACCCGTCGTGCCGGTGGTGCGAAGAAGAAAGCTGAAGCAACAGCAGAAGCTGCTGCGCCTGCTGCTGAAGAAAAAACAGAAGAAAAATCAGCTGAGTAAATTAAATGTTGAAAATTTTCTGATACAGAGGCAGGCCGTTTGGTTCTGCCTCTTTTATTTTGCACTTAATTATGACACAACCACATAAGCCAACAGGAACTCAAACCGCTATCTTGATGTTGGAAGATGGCAATGTATTTTACGGTAAAGCATTTGGAAAGATTGGTACTACAACCGGCGAAATCTGTTTCAACACAGGTATGACAGGTTACCAGGAAGTATTTACTGATCCCAGTTACTCTGGCCAAATCATTATCATGAACAATGTGCACACAGGAAACTATGGCACATTTGAAAAAGATGTAGAGAGCAATAGTGTAAAAATTAAAGGTTTGATTGGCCGCAATCTTGAGGATCGTTTCTCAAGATATTCTGCCGACAAATCGTTGCAGCAATACCTTGAAGAACAGAATATTGTTTCTATTGAAGATATAGATACAAGAGCAATTGTAGCCCATGTGCGCACAAAAGGTGCCATGAACTGCATTATCTCTTCTGAAATATTGGATGAAGCAAAACTGAAAGAAGAGTTAGCAAAAGTTCCTTCGATGGAAGGACTTGAACTTGCGAGTACTGTAAGCACAACTGAAGCTTATAATATGGGTGATGAAAAATCACCGATCCGTATTGCTGTAATGGACTTTGGTACTAAGCTGAACATTTTACAGTGCATGGTTGATCGTGGCGCTTACCTGAAAGTATTCCCTGCAAAAACAAAGATCGAAGAGCTAAAAGCGTTTAACCCTGCAGGTTACTTTATATCAAATGGTCCCGGCGATCCTGCAAGTATGGATTATGCAATTGAAACAGTGAAGGCGATCATCAACGAAAAGAAACCAACTTTTGGTATCTGTCTTGGTCATCAGTTGCTGGCATTGGCAAATGATATTTCCACATTCAAAATGCATCACGGTCATCGTGGATTAAATCACCCGGTGAAAAACCTGGTAACAGGTTTGTGTGAGATCACTACACAGAACCATGGTTTTGGTGTTGATCCTGAAACGGTGCGTAAAGCAGCCAATGTTGAGATCACGCATGTGAACCTGAATGATGAATCGATTGAAGGTATTCGTTTGAAAGACCGTCCTGCATTCTCTGTGCAGTATCATCCGGAAAGCACGCCTGGTCCGCACGACAGCCGTTACCTGTTTGATGATTTCATCAACATGATCAAAAGCAGTTTAAATTAATAAGAAGCCCTGACTAATGAGTCGGGGCTTTTATTTTATATTTACGATATGAAGAAGATCGCCATCATTAATGGACCTAACCTTAATCTGCTCGGCAAACGTGAGCCGGGTGTATATGGCAACCAGTCGTTTGAAGAATATTTCGAAGAACTGAAAGCAAAATTTCCAACAATTGAGTTTCATTATTATCAAAGCAATGTAGAAGGTGAGTTGATCAACGAATTACAACGTGTTGGGTTTTCATACGATGGCATTGTAATGAACCCCGGTGGTTACACGCATACTTCTGTTGCCCTTGGTGATGCGATAGCTGCCATTACAACACCTGTTGTGGAAGTACATATCTCTAATGTACATGCAAGAGAAGAATTTCGCAAGTTGTCTCATGTTAGTGCAAAAGCTGCGGGCAGTATTATTGGTTTGGGGTTGAGGGGGTATGAGTTGGCGATCACATGGCTTTTAAAGGAAGGTAATAGTTAACGAGTAGTAAATTGGCATGAAAAAAATTGTAATTGACGCACTAGTAACAATTTTTATTTGTGCAGGGTTGTTTTTTTTACTTCAGTACTTTGCTGAAAAAACTGGTTTGTTTCTTCCATTGGGTACCAGGCATATTTATCAATTACTGCAGGCATTCATTATTCTTTTTTGTCTTTATGCTTTTTTCTACAAAAGACTTTGGAATTCGGGATTATTTCGAAGCCCATTAAAAGGTTCACTTTTCCTTTTTTCAATTGTCACTCTGCTTTTTATTATCTATCACTCTCTTTCCTTAAATAAAAATATTCTGGCATACTATAGATATTTTTCTTCTGATAATTTTATATCATGGAAGGGCAGGATGTACGAGCGGGATAGTTTATTAGGTTACAGGATGCGTCCGGATAATTTCAGTTCTCTTGTTTACGATCTGAAGCAACCTGTTCCTGTTAAAACTGACCGTAATGGTTTTAGAGTGGCACACACCGGAGAACAATTCAGTGATGTAAATAAACCTGTTGATCTCTTATTTCTTGGTTGCTCATTTACCTTTGGATCTGCATGCAAGGCTGAAGAAACATTTCCATACATAGTGGCCCGGGAATCGGGAATGAATTATATCAATGCTGCTGTTGGGGGCTATGGCTTGGCACAGATGATGTTACTGGCAAACCAACTTATTCCAAAATATAAACCTCGTTACATTATTATTCAACGGAGTCCATGGCTCATCGAGCGATCGCTTTCAGAATTTGCTCCAAGCAGGGGCGGTTACGTACTCCCTACACCTTACTTTATTGAGAAGGGAAATGAATTTGCTATTGATCCGCCGGTTTATCAATCACCGATAAATGAATTATTACCCGAGGAAGATCGGAAAATTTATAAGGGTAATTTTTTGCGTTATTATTTCAAGAAGGGGATCAGTTATTTTGGGAATCAACAAATACAAATCATCAAAACAAGAATTGGAAATATTCTTGGTCATAAAAAAAGACCAACAGATCGGGAGCAGGAGGCGGAGCTTTTTGCCTATTCCGAAATAATTAAACTGGCCAGAGAGCATGGTGTAGAGGTGATCTTATTGCATCTCAATAACGGACCTATTACCTTTAAGGCAAATCTTCCAATCAGCAATTACTCATATCGAATTGCAAATGCTGATTCTGCTTTGCGCCAGAGATTGAGCAGCGCTGATGAGCAGGAGTATGTGAGAATGTTTGGGCATTGGGGAACGAAGGGAAGTGATTCGGTGTTTATTGATGGTCACCCAAATCCACTTGCTCATAAGTTGATCGCAACATCAATTCTTGAGCAACTGCCTGGGAAATAATTTCAGTTGGAATGTATTTTTTCTTTTTTTCTGATTGTTTCTTTTTGCACCGTGACGAGAATGCTACTGTCTTTTAAGATTGGCAAATTACTTCCGAATGATTTATT
The DNA window shown above is from Lacibacter sp. H375 and carries:
- the carA gene encoding glutamine-hydrolyzing carbamoyl-phosphate synthase small subunit, whose translation is MTQPHKPTGTQTAILMLEDGNVFYGKAFGKIGTTTGEICFNTGMTGYQEVFTDPSYSGQIIIMNNVHTGNYGTFEKDVESNSVKIKGLIGRNLEDRFSRYSADKSLQQYLEEQNIVSIEDIDTRAIVAHVRTKGAMNCIISSEILDEAKLKEELAKVPSMEGLELASTVSTTEAYNMGDEKSPIRIAVMDFGTKLNILQCMVDRGAYLKVFPAKTKIEELKAFNPAGYFISNGPGDPASMDYAIETVKAIINEKKPTFGICLGHQLLALANDISTFKMHHGHRGLNHPVKNLVTGLCEITTQNHGFGVDPETVRKAANVEITHVNLNDESIEGIRLKDRPAFSVQYHPESTPGPHDSRYLFDDFINMIKSSLN
- the rpsK gene encoding 30S ribosomal protein S11; translation: MAKAQQVSAKAAAKKRVVKIDSHGDAHISATFNNIIISLTNKQGQVISWSSAGKMGFKGSKKNTPYAAQVASAEAAKVAFDAGVKRVDVYVKGPGSGRESAIRALSQSGIEVAMIKDVTPLPHNGCRPPKKRRV
- the rpsD gene encoding 30S ribosomal protein S4, producing the protein MARYTGPKTKISRIFGEPILGNGKWLGKNSNPPGQHGAQRKRKTLGEYALQLREKQKAKYTYGVLEKQFRKTFEEAARLKGVTGENLIRLLEARLDNTIYRLGIAPSRPAARQLVSHKHVTVNGIVVNVPSYQLKPGDIVSLKDKSKDNTSVTGQAKGKNPKFNWIDYNEAEMKGTFIAYPERESVPENIKEQLIVELYSK
- the aroQ gene encoding type II 3-dehydroquinate dehydratase, with translation MKKIAIINGPNLNLLGKREPGVYGNQSFEEYFEELKAKFPTIEFHYYQSNVEGELINELQRVGFSYDGIVMNPGGYTHTSVALGDAIAAITTPVVEVHISNVHAREEFRKLSHVSAKAAGSIIGLGLRGYELAITWLLKEGNS
- the rplQ gene encoding 50S ribosomal protein L17 translates to MRHGDKIKNLGRTASHRKALLTNLAIELIQHKRIVTTLTKAKALRTWIEPLITKAKDNSTHSRRVVFSYLQNKEAVTELFSTVAEKIASRPGGYTRVLKLGIRVGDNAEKAMIELVDFNEIYGKGKGEAAAPAKKTRRAGGAKKKAEATAEAAAPAAEEKTEEKSAE
- a CDS encoding DNA-directed RNA polymerase subunit alpha, with the translated sequence MAILNFVKPDKIVLQKANDFEAQFEFRPLEPGYGVTIGNALRRVLLNSLEGYAITGIKIEGADHEFATVKGISEDVVEIILNLKQVRFKKKVDHDIAHEKVTLSLKNKTEFTAANIGEATQSFEVMNPELLICTMDPSAKLDIEINIAKGRGYVPAEDNKPKDAPFGYIATDSIFTPIKNVKYLIENTRVEQRTDFEKLVMDVVTDGTIHPEEAVKQASRILIQHLMIITDENITFDNKEEKKEDVVDEQMLQLRKVLKTPLEDLDLSVRAFNCLKAAKINSLSELVQYEQEDLMKFRNFGQKSLAEIEQVLGERGLHFGMDLHKMGLDNID
- a CDS encoding SGNH/GDSL hydrolase family protein, which encodes MKKIVIDALVTIFICAGLFFLLQYFAEKTGLFLPLGTRHIYQLLQAFIILFCLYAFFYKRLWNSGLFRSPLKGSLFLFSIVTLLFIIYHSLSLNKNILAYYRYFSSDNFISWKGRMYERDSLLGYRMRPDNFSSLVYDLKQPVPVKTDRNGFRVAHTGEQFSDVNKPVDLLFLGCSFTFGSACKAEETFPYIVARESGMNYINAAVGGYGLAQMMLLANQLIPKYKPRYIIIQRSPWLIERSLSEFAPSRGGYVLPTPYFIEKGNEFAIDPPVYQSPINELLPEEDRKIYKGNFLRYYFKKGISYFGNQQIQIIKTRIGNILGHKKRPTDREQEAELFAYSEIIKLAREHGVEVILLHLNNGPITFKANLPISNYSYRIANADSALRQRLSSADEQEYVRMFGHWGTKGSDSVFIDGHPNPLAHKLIATSILEQLPGK